In Rhodoligotrophos defluvii, a genomic segment contains:
- a CDS encoding L,D-transpeptidase family protein, translated as MTRRQQPRREENIDPDGEPSAGSSSDITVYMPAPLVPLKDVDLAKVKLGDPVSDAILAQLSDDSLPALRVTSEERSAILAYYKARDYIPAWVGVRGLNQRARDMLSVMASADEEGLNAQDYLPASLSSFGDDGTRLVTSPKALARLDLEVTAAALKYARHARSGRIEPNKITRFNDLKPPKLAPEEMLAELNQAKQPGSYLASLHPTTAAYQALKAELHRLRASEAAVASLPQLEPGSVITLGMRDERVPNLRIRLASLGLLDSHITITEASAPADGPSTNLTHEDDVAIDRLSTIRPDPIEAGGAAGSGRGSLAGVVVASADANAAPVGPTGTPPVDPMLYDQEVMDGIKAFQKREGLKPDGIVGKRTVAAFNSTSHAAKIQKLLLNMERARWLPRELGDRYVLVNQPAFEVSVVEDGAEIHRARVVIGTQTNQTPAFSDVMETIEFNPYWYVPRSIVANEMLPRLRRDPGYLTRSGYEVLNTRSRVVNSASIDWRKYSERTPVASVRQPPGRANALGEMKFLFPNSHAVYLHDTPSKGLFSRAERDFSHGCVRVQDPRRLAEVLLSRDGWTAEQIAKAIATGKNNGVRLKHRVDVHLVYMTAWPDSDGSIRYYNDIYGRDAKLAKAMQGGLVSLQ; from the coding sequence GTGACCCGGCGGCAGCAGCCGCGGCGCGAGGAAAACATCGATCCGGATGGCGAGCCTTCCGCAGGCTCTTCCTCGGACATCACCGTCTACATGCCGGCCCCGCTGGTGCCACTCAAGGACGTCGATCTCGCCAAGGTGAAGCTGGGCGATCCTGTTTCGGACGCCATCCTCGCGCAGCTGAGCGACGATAGCCTGCCGGCCCTTCGCGTGACATCGGAAGAGCGGAGCGCGATCCTGGCCTACTACAAGGCGCGCGACTACATCCCGGCATGGGTGGGCGTCAGGGGATTGAACCAGCGTGCCCGCGACATGCTCTCCGTCATGGCTTCGGCAGACGAGGAGGGCCTCAACGCGCAGGACTATTTGCCGGCTTCCCTCAGCAGCTTCGGGGATGACGGCACCCGGCTCGTGACGAGCCCGAAGGCGCTTGCCAGGCTTGACCTCGAGGTCACGGCTGCTGCCCTGAAATATGCGCGCCATGCGAGGAGCGGCCGCATCGAGCCGAACAAGATCACGCGCTTCAACGATCTGAAGCCGCCGAAGCTCGCGCCGGAGGAAATGCTCGCCGAGCTGAACCAGGCCAAACAGCCCGGCAGCTACCTGGCATCGCTGCATCCGACGACTGCCGCCTACCAAGCCCTCAAGGCCGAGCTGCACCGGCTGCGCGCGAGCGAGGCTGCCGTTGCGTCGCTGCCGCAGCTCGAGCCAGGATCGGTGATTACACTCGGCATGCGGGACGAGCGGGTGCCCAATCTGAGAATCCGCCTGGCCTCGCTCGGACTGCTCGACAGCCACATCACGATCACCGAGGCATCGGCCCCTGCCGACGGACCATCGACCAATCTGACGCACGAGGACGACGTCGCCATAGACCGGCTGTCGACCATCAGGCCGGATCCCATCGAGGCTGGCGGCGCCGCCGGCAGCGGACGGGGGTCCCTCGCCGGCGTTGTGGTGGCCAGCGCCGATGCGAACGCGGCACCGGTTGGCCCGACCGGAACACCGCCTGTGGACCCGATGCTCTATGACCAGGAAGTCATGGACGGCATCAAGGCTTTCCAGAAGCGGGAAGGCCTCAAGCCCGACGGCATCGTCGGCAAGCGCACGGTGGCTGCCTTCAACAGCACGTCCCACGCTGCCAAGATCCAGAAGCTGCTGTTGAACATGGAACGGGCGCGTTGGCTGCCGCGCGAGCTCGGCGATCGGTATGTGCTGGTGAACCAGCCAGCGTTCGAGGTCAGCGTAGTCGAGGACGGCGCCGAGATCCATCGGGCTCGGGTGGTGATAGGCACCCAGACCAACCAGACGCCGGCGTTCAGCGACGTCATGGAGACGATCGAGTTCAACCCGTACTGGTACGTGCCGCGCTCGATCGTGGCCAACGAAATGCTGCCGAGGCTTCGGCGTGATCCCGGCTATCTCACGCGCAGCGGCTATGAGGTGCTCAATACGCGCAGCCGGGTCGTGAACTCCGCTTCGATCGACTGGCGCAAGTATTCGGAGCGGACGCCGGTGGCAAGCGTGCGGCAGCCTCCGGGGCGGGCGAACGCCTTGGGCGAAATGAAGTTCCTGTTCCCGAACAGTCATGCGGTCTATCTGCACGATACGCCCTCGAAGGGACTGTTCAGCAGGGCTGAGCGCGACTTCAGCCATGGCTGTGTGCGCGTTCAAGATCCGCGCCGGCTGGCGGAGGTACTGCTTTCGCGCGACGGCTGGACCGCCGAGCAGATCGCCAAGGCCATTGCGACCGGGAAGAACAACGGCGTGCGGCTGAAGCACAGGGTTGATGTGCATTTGGTCTACATGACGGCCTGGCCAGACAGCGATGGGTCCATCCGCTATTACAACGACATCTATGGACGCGATGCGAAGCTGGCGAAGGCCATGCAGGGCGGCCTCGTTTCACTGCAATAG
- a CDS encoding sigma-54-dependent transcriptional regulator encodes MAQAVLIVDDDPTQQRILQELIRRFGYEPYTVQGGQEALDFLAGAKGKEVGLMILDLVMPDVDGMQVLDYLGAHRKDLPVIVQTSHGSIETVVKAMRAGADDFVVKPVNPERLKVSIQNLLKVNALTEEVKRLNARASGQLTFDSLIAESPAMSAVARLGRRAAASNIPILIEGESGVGKEMIARAIQGESDRRGKPFVTVNCGAIPENLVESILFGHEKGAFTGAVQKHIGKFQEADGGTLFLDEVGELPADIQVKLLRAIQEGEIDPVGARKPVKVNIRLISATNRNLIDMVKRGTFREDLYYRLNVFPINVPPLRERLEDIPPLVEHFIVRFAAEEGRKIRGISPTALNMLQSYSWPGNVRQLENAVFRAIVLCEGDTLEVNDFPQIAPQVGGYAARIPPAPAPARAPAPSPTAPLQGPAAAGDPAAGSSDQIAGAGVPLGIPAVTSGGHIRKLEEVEADMIRLAMQRYRGQMSEVARKLGIGRSTLYRKIRDLGLEAKM; translated from the coding sequence ATGGCGCAGGCGGTTCTTATTGTCGATGACGATCCGACGCAGCAACGTATTCTCCAGGAGCTGATCCGCCGGTTCGGGTATGAGCCTTATACAGTACAGGGGGGCCAGGAAGCACTCGACTTTCTCGCCGGTGCGAAAGGCAAGGAAGTCGGCCTGATGATCCTTGATCTGGTGATGCCGGACGTGGACGGCATGCAGGTTCTGGACTATCTCGGGGCTCACCGCAAAGACCTCCCCGTCATCGTCCAGACGTCGCACGGTTCGATCGAAACGGTCGTCAAGGCGATGCGGGCCGGCGCGGACGATTTCGTGGTGAAGCCGGTCAATCCGGAGCGGCTGAAGGTCTCCATTCAAAACCTGTTGAAGGTGAATGCGCTGACCGAGGAGGTGAAGCGCCTGAATGCACGCGCATCAGGTCAGCTCACGTTCGACTCGCTGATTGCCGAGAGCCCCGCCATGAGTGCGGTCGCGCGGCTCGGCCGACGCGCCGCCGCGTCGAACATCCCCATTCTCATCGAAGGGGAAAGCGGCGTGGGCAAGGAGATGATCGCTCGCGCCATCCAAGGGGAGAGCGACCGGCGCGGCAAGCCGTTCGTGACCGTCAATTGCGGGGCGATCCCCGAAAACCTGGTGGAGAGCATCCTGTTCGGCCACGAGAAGGGCGCGTTCACCGGAGCCGTGCAGAAGCACATCGGCAAGTTCCAGGAAGCGGACGGCGGCACCCTGTTCTTGGATGAAGTCGGCGAGCTGCCGGCCGACATCCAGGTGAAGCTGCTGCGCGCGATCCAGGAGGGCGAGATCGATCCGGTCGGCGCCCGCAAGCCCGTGAAGGTGAACATCCGGCTGATCTCCGCCACGAACCGCAACCTGATCGACATGGTCAAGCGGGGCACATTCCGCGAGGATCTTTATTACCGGTTGAACGTTTTCCCCATAAACGTGCCGCCGCTCCGTGAGCGGCTCGAGGACATCCCGCCGCTGGTCGAGCACTTCATCGTGCGCTTTGCCGCCGAGGAAGGACGCAAGATCCGCGGCATATCACCGACGGCGCTCAACATGCTGCAAAGCTACTCGTGGCCTGGAAATGTGCGGCAGCTCGAAAACGCGGTGTTCCGCGCGATCGTGCTCTGCGAGGGTGACACACTGGAGGTGAATGACTTCCCGCAGATCGCGCCCCAGGTGGGGGGCTATGCGGCCCGGATTCCACCTGCTCCCGCGCCGGCACGGGCACCGGCGCCCAGTCCCACCGCACCGCTGCAAGGGCCGGCTGCTGCCGGCGATCCTGCAGCCGGCTCTTCCGACCAGATCGCGGGAGCGGGCGTGCCGCTCGGCATTCCGGCCGTCACCTCGGGCGGCCACATCCGGAAGCTCGAGGAAGTGGAGGCCGACATGATCCGTCTCGCCATGCAGCGCTATCGCGGCCAGATGTCCGAGGTTGCGCGCAAGCTTGGAATCGGGCGTTCGACGCTCTATCGCAAGATCCGCGACCTCGGGCTCGAAGCTAAAATGTAA
- a CDS encoding M3 family oligoendopeptidase has translation MTSSISAEGTAGNALTDLPEWNLDDLYPGPDSVELKRDLETASADVKAFADRYRGKIVEHAGKSDGGAYLHGAIRDYEELNDRLGRIGAFATLYYVGDTTDPKRAKTYGDLTDRLNRITTDLIFFTLELNRIDEPTLETALDDPGLARYRPWLRELRKCRPHQLDDQAETLFHELEQTGAGAWNRLFDETMASLTFDVDGETLRLEPTLNLLMSPDEDRRRAAAEALAKTFRENLRIFTLVTNTLAKDKEISDRWRKFEDIADSRHLSNSVERDVVDALVSSVQAAYARLSHRYYRMKAKWLGKDKLAYWDRNAPLPYEETRMIGWDEAQRTVLEAYQDFAPALADTARLFFDKPWIDAPVRPGKAPGAFAHPTVPSAHPYVLLNYQGKQRDVMTLAHELGHGVHQVLAARQGLLLSQTPLTLAETASVFGEMLTFRKLLAQTKDPHKRKALLASKVEDMLNTVVRQIAFYTFERKVHTERREGELTADRLGEIWLEVQRESLGDAFTFGPGYETFWTYIPHFIHSPFYVYAYAFGDCLVNSLYALYEEAHEGFVEKYLAMLEAGGSKHHTELLAPFGLNAADPAFWNKGLAMIERLIDELEAVDEGTR, from the coding sequence ATGACAAGCTCGATTTCAGCGGAAGGGACCGCGGGCAATGCACTTACCGACCTGCCCGAATGGAACCTCGACGATCTCTATCCCGGTCCGGATTCGGTGGAGCTCAAGCGCGACCTCGAAACCGCCTCCGCTGACGTCAAGGCTTTTGCGGATCGCTACCGCGGTAAGATCGTGGAGCATGCCGGCAAATCGGACGGAGGAGCCTATCTCCATGGCGCCATCCGCGACTACGAAGAGCTGAACGATCGCCTCGGGCGCATTGGCGCCTTCGCGACCCTCTACTATGTCGGCGACACGACCGATCCCAAGCGCGCCAAGACCTATGGCGATCTCACCGATCGGCTCAACCGCATCACCACGGATCTGATCTTCTTCACGCTCGAGCTCAATCGCATCGACGAGCCCACGCTGGAAACGGCGTTGGACGATCCTGGCCTTGCCCGTTATCGGCCCTGGCTGCGCGAGCTGCGCAAGTGTCGTCCTCACCAGCTCGACGATCAGGCCGAGACCCTGTTCCACGAGCTGGAGCAGACCGGCGCCGGCGCCTGGAACCGGCTGTTCGACGAGACCATGGCCAGCCTGACATTCGACGTGGATGGCGAGACCCTGAGGCTCGAGCCCACGCTCAATCTGCTCATGAGTCCGGACGAGGACAGGCGTCGGGCGGCCGCTGAGGCGCTGGCCAAGACATTTCGGGAAAATCTGCGGATCTTCACCCTGGTCACCAACACGCTGGCCAAGGACAAGGAGATCTCGGACCGCTGGCGCAAATTCGAGGACATTGCCGATAGCAGGCACTTGTCTAACAGTGTCGAACGCGACGTCGTCGACGCACTGGTGTCCTCCGTGCAGGCGGCCTATGCCCGGCTGTCGCATCGCTACTACCGGATGAAGGCCAAATGGCTCGGCAAGGACAAGCTTGCGTATTGGGACCGCAATGCGCCGTTGCCTTACGAGGAAACCCGGATGATCGGCTGGGACGAGGCGCAGCGCACCGTGCTCGAAGCCTATCAGGACTTCGCGCCGGCCTTGGCCGACACGGCCCGGCTGTTCTTCGACAAGCCTTGGATTGATGCGCCGGTTCGCCCCGGCAAGGCGCCGGGGGCCTTTGCCCACCCGACCGTGCCGAGCGCCCATCCCTATGTGCTTCTGAACTACCAGGGTAAGCAGCGCGACGTGATGACCCTGGCCCATGAGCTCGGCCACGGCGTGCACCAGGTTCTTGCCGCCCGGCAGGGATTGCTGCTCTCGCAGACGCCCCTGACCCTCGCCGAAACCGCGAGCGTGTTCGGCGAGATGCTCACCTTTCGCAAGCTGCTCGCCCAGACGAAAGACCCGCACAAGCGCAAGGCGCTGCTGGCCTCCAAGGTCGAGGACATGTTGAACACGGTCGTCCGCCAGATCGCCTTCTACACCTTCGAGCGTAAGGTCCACACCGAGCGCCGCGAGGGCGAGCTGACGGCCGATCGCCTGGGCGAGATCTGGTTGGAGGTCCAGCGGGAAAGCTTAGGCGATGCCTTTACCTTCGGCCCGGGCTACGAGACGTTCTGGACCTATATTCCCCATTTTATCCACTCGCCCTTCTACGTCTACGCCTATGCCTTCGGCGATTGCCTGGTCAATTCGCTCTACGCCCTTTACGAGGAGGCGCATGAGGGCTTCGTTGAGAAATATCTTGCTATGCTCGAAGCGGGCGGATCGAAGCATCACACGGAGCTGCTGGCGCCGTTCGGGCTGAATGCGGCGGATCCCGCCTTCTGGAACAAGGGCCTGGCCATGATCGAGCGGTTGATCGACGAGCTCGAAGCCGTGGACGAGGGAACGCGGTGA
- a CDS encoding ABC1 kinase family protein: MSERRDEEANRLTGRVARYARVGTNVGAVAARLASAQLLGRSRDDASNARLFREALGNLRGPLMKLAQMLSTIPDALPAEYAIELAQLQSNAPPMGWPFVRRRMAAELGPDWLSRFATFEREAAAAASLGQVHRASTKEGELVACKLQYPEMQSAVEADLQQLKFILALHRRMDPAIDTTEIGEEIAARLREELDYRREAKNIALYAEMLAPYPTIRVPKVHDTLSTRRLLTMTWLEGKPILYFTQHSLAARNLLGRHLFDAWWQPFCHYGAIHGDPHLGNYTAVVDAKDQPQGLNLLDYGCIRLFHPRFVAGVVDLYHGLMANDRDRIVHAYETWGFVGLSNELIEALNIWARFIYGPLMEDRVRPIAEGVAPGQYGRREAFAVHRTLKERGPVKVPREFVFMDRAAIGLGSVLIHLRAELNFHQLFKGAIERFRLEDVAKRQAAAFTRAGIDVPAA, encoded by the coding sequence GTGAGCGAGCGCCGGGACGAGGAAGCCAATCGTTTGACCGGGCGCGTCGCTCGTTACGCCCGGGTCGGCACCAATGTCGGCGCGGTGGCGGCGCGGTTGGCGAGCGCCCAGCTGCTGGGCCGCAGCCGTGACGATGCGAGCAATGCGCGCCTGTTCCGGGAAGCGCTTGGCAACCTCCGCGGTCCCCTCATGAAGCTGGCGCAGATGCTGTCGACCATTCCCGACGCTCTGCCCGCGGAATACGCGATCGAGCTGGCGCAGCTCCAGTCGAATGCCCCGCCCATGGGCTGGCCCTTCGTCCGCCGCCGCATGGCGGCCGAGCTAGGGCCCGATTGGCTTTCGCGCTTTGCAACCTTCGAGCGGGAGGCGGCGGCTGCCGCCTCGCTCGGTCAGGTGCACCGGGCCTCCACCAAGGAGGGCGAGCTCGTCGCCTGCAAGCTGCAATATCCCGAGATGCAGTCTGCCGTGGAGGCTGACCTCCAGCAGCTCAAATTCATCCTGGCGCTGCATCGGCGCATGGATCCGGCCATCGATACGACGGAGATTGGCGAGGAGATTGCCGCGCGGCTGCGCGAGGAGCTGGACTATCGGCGCGAGGCGAAGAACATCGCGCTCTATGCCGAGATGCTCGCGCCCTATCCGACCATCCGCGTGCCGAAGGTGCATGACACGCTCTCAACCCGCCGTCTGCTCACCATGACCTGGCTCGAGGGCAAGCCCATCCTCTATTTCACGCAGCATAGCCTTGCGGCCCGCAATCTGCTGGGGCGGCACCTGTTCGACGCGTGGTGGCAGCCGTTCTGCCACTACGGCGCCATCCACGGCGACCCGCATCTCGGCAACTACACGGCCGTGGTCGACGCAAAGGATCAGCCCCAGGGCCTCAACCTCCTGGATTATGGCTGCATCCGGCTCTTCCATCCGCGTTTTGTGGCCGGCGTGGTCGATCTCTATCACGGACTGATGGCCAATGATCGCGACCGCATCGTCCACGCCTATGAGACCTGGGGGTTCGTCGGCCTGTCCAACGAACTGATCGAGGCGCTCAATATCTGGGCCCGCTTCATCTATGGTCCGCTCATGGAGGACCGGGTGAGGCCGATCGCCGAAGGCGTGGCCCCCGGCCAGTATGGCCGCAGGGAAGCCTTCGCTGTGCACCGCACATTGAAGGAACGCGGCCCGGTCAAAGTGCCGCGGGAATTCGTGTTCATGGACCGCGCCGCCATCGGGCTGGGTTCGGTGCTGATCCACCTGCGCGCGGAACTCAATTTCCATCAGCTGTTCAAGGGCGCCATCGAGCGGTTCCGTCTTGAGGACGTTGCCAAGCGCCAGGCCGCCGCCTTCACCCGCGCGGGCATCGACGTTCCTGCAGCATGA
- a CDS encoding aa3-type cytochrome c oxidase subunit IV → MADDTAPQIDFNEHERTYVNFLRGSVAVILGSLIVLVALVMFAFGSGASATVLGFLGLIFGLAAVVLDLRMGSNWTLSLVVTAIFVFITLMWVA, encoded by the coding sequence ATGGCAGACGACACCGCCCCGCAGATCGACTTCAACGAACATGAGCGAACCTATGTGAATTTCCTCAGGGGGTCGGTCGCCGTCATTCTCGGCTCCCTCATCGTCCTGGTTGCCCTGGTGATGTTCGCCTTTGGGTCGGGGGCCTCGGCCACGGTCCTGGGCTTCCTCGGGCTGATCTTCGGGCTCGCCGCCGTGGTGCTTGATCTGCGCATGGGCAGCAACTGGACCCTTTCGCTGGTGGTCACTGCGATCTTCGTCTTCATCACCCTCATGTGGGTCGCCTGA
- a CDS encoding Re/Si-specific NAD(P)(+) transhydrogenase subunit alpha, with product MKLLVLADGAAGAGETRVAAVPDTVKALVKKGLDVVVVRGAGQGSFLSDDAYQAAGATLADSAAEAARDADIVLSVRRPPADVIAALKPGAVVIGQLDPYGPREPIEQIAGQKAVAFAMELMPRITRAQSMDVLSSQANLAGYKAVIDAAATFGRALPMMMTAAGTVPAARAFIMGVGVAGLQAIATARRLGAVVTATDVRRAAAEQVQSLGAKFIMVDAEGEDLETKGGYAKEMSEDYQRRQAALVAEHIKAQDIVITTALIPGRPAPRLITAAMVESMKPGSVIVDLAVERGGNVELSKPGETVVHNGVTILGHLNLAGRLAGNASPLYAKNLTNFLDVIVKDGALAIDWDDEIIQGTALTKDGEIIHPALKG from the coding sequence ATGAAGCTGCTCGTCCTCGCGGATGGAGCGGCGGGCGCTGGCGAAACCCGTGTTGCGGCGGTACCGGACACCGTCAAGGCGCTCGTGAAGAAGGGACTTGACGTCGTCGTGGTCCGCGGCGCGGGCCAGGGCTCGTTTCTGTCTGACGACGCCTACCAGGCAGCCGGCGCCACCCTCGCCGACAGCGCTGCTGAAGCTGCGCGCGACGCCGATATCGTGCTGAGCGTCCGCCGCCCCCCAGCGGATGTGATCGCCGCCTTGAAGCCCGGTGCCGTGGTGATCGGCCAGCTCGACCCTTATGGCCCGCGTGAGCCGATCGAGCAGATCGCGGGGCAGAAGGCCGTCGCCTTCGCCATGGAACTGATGCCGCGCATAACGCGCGCCCAATCCATGGACGTCCTGTCTTCCCAGGCCAATCTTGCCGGCTACAAGGCCGTCATTGACGCGGCCGCCACCTTCGGCCGCGCCCTGCCGATGATGATGACCGCCGCGGGCACGGTGCCCGCCGCCCGCGCCTTCATCATGGGGGTGGGCGTGGCTGGCCTGCAGGCCATCGCGACGGCCCGGCGGCTTGGCGCGGTGGTGACCGCGACCGACGTCCGGCGTGCCGCTGCCGAGCAGGTGCAGAGCCTGGGCGCCAAGTTCATCATGGTCGATGCGGAGGGCGAAGACCTCGAGACCAAGGGCGGCTACGCCAAGGAGATGAGCGAGGACTACCAGCGGCGCCAGGCGGCGCTGGTGGCCGAGCACATCAAGGCGCAGGATATTGTCATCACCACCGCCCTCATTCCCGGCCGGCCCGCCCCCCGCTTGATTACTGCCGCCATGGTCGAGAGCATGAAGCCGGGCTCGGTGATCGTCGACCTCGCGGTCGAGCGCGGCGGCAATGTCGAGCTCTCGAAGCCCGGCGAGACTGTGGTGCACAACGGCGTCACCATCTTGGGCCATCTCAATCTCGCAGGTCGCTTGGCCGGCAATGCTTCGCCGCTCTATGCCAAGAACCTCACGAATTTCCTCGACGTCATAGTCAAGGACGGTGCGCTGGCGATCGACTGGGACGACGAGATCATTCAAGGGACGGCGCTCACCAAGGATGGGGAGATCATCCATCCCGCTTTGAAGGGCTGA
- a CDS encoding NAD(P) transhydrogenase subunit alpha — protein sequence MESLTAQQAADQAREAAQRAMDAADQAQSFADAARLAAETGADALGAATGIDPFVFRLSIFVLAIFVGYYVVWSVTPALHTPLMSVTNAISSVIVVGALIAVAGGAAHAIAEASLTSKLLGFGALILASVNIFGGFLVTQRMLAMYRRKS from the coding sequence ATGGAGAGTTTGACTGCGCAGCAGGCAGCCGATCAGGCGAGGGAAGCCGCCCAGCGGGCAATGGACGCAGCCGATCAGGCGCAGAGTTTTGCTGATGCCGCCCGGCTTGCGGCGGAAACCGGGGCCGACGCCTTGGGCGCTGCCACGGGCATTGATCCCTTCGTGTTCCGCCTGTCCATCTTCGTGCTCGCGATTTTCGTCGGCTATTACGTCGTGTGGAGCGTCACGCCGGCCCTGCACACGCCGCTCATGTCGGTCACCAACGCGATCTCGTCGGTGATCGTGGTCGGCGCCCTCATCGCGGTGGCGGGCGGGGCCGCGCATGCCATCGCAGAGGCGAGCCTCACCTCGAAGCTGCTCGGCTTCGGCGCGCTCATCCTCGCATCCGTGAATATCTTCGGCGGCTTCCTGGTCACCCAGCGCATGCTCGCCATGTACCGCCGCAAGAGCTGA
- a CDS encoding NAD(P)(+) transhydrogenase (Re/Si-specific) subunit beta, which produces MSVNVVATLYLVSGVLFILALRGLSHPETSRRGNLFGMVGMAIAIVTTLFYTPPTTAGTWTMVIAGIAIGGAIGAMIARRIPMTAMPQLVAGFHSLVGLAAVLVAAAALYAPAAFGIGTHDHVHAASLVEMSLGVAIGAVTFTGSIVAFTKLQGLVSGAPVVFSGQHLLNLLLGLLLVALIVWFVASGSHAAFWLLTILALALGILIIIPIGGADMPVVISMLNSYSGWAAAGIGFTLGNTALIITGALVGSSGAILSYIMCKGMNRSFFNVILGGFGGETAAGAAAGGGEQRPVKQGSAEDAAFLLKNASKVIIVPGYGMAVAQAQHALREMADSLKKAGVEVKYAIHPVAGRMPGHMNVLLAEANVPYDEVFELEDINSEFANADVAFVIGANDVTNPAAKEDKSSPIYGMPVLEVWKAGTVMFLKRSLSSGYAGIDNDLFYRDNTMMLFGDAKKMVEAIVKAM; this is translated from the coding sequence ATGTCGGTGAACGTCGTCGCCACCCTGTATCTCGTGTCCGGGGTGCTGTTCATCCTCGCGCTGCGCGGTCTGTCACACCCTGAAACCTCGCGCCGAGGCAATCTGTTCGGCATGGTCGGCATGGCCATCGCCATTGTCACCACCCTGTTCTATACCCCGCCGACCACCGCCGGCACCTGGACCATGGTGATCGCGGGCATCGCCATCGGCGGTGCGATCGGCGCGATGATCGCCCGGCGCATCCCGATGACGGCCATGCCCCAACTCGTCGCCGGCTTTCACTCGCTGGTCGGCCTGGCCGCCGTGCTGGTTGCCGCCGCGGCCCTCTATGCGCCCGCCGCCTTCGGCATCGGCACGCATGATCACGTCCATGCCGCGAGCCTGGTGGAAATGTCCCTGGGCGTCGCCATCGGCGCCGTCACCTTCACCGGCTCGATCGTGGCCTTCACCAAGCTGCAGGGCCTCGTCTCCGGCGCACCCGTCGTTTTCTCGGGCCAGCATTTGCTGAACCTGCTGCTCGGCCTGCTGCTGGTCGCCTTGATCGTGTGGTTCGTGGCCTCCGGCAGCCATGCGGCGTTCTGGTTGCTCACCATCCTCGCCCTGGCGCTCGGCATCCTGATCATCATCCCCATCGGCGGGGCCGACATGCCGGTGGTGATCTCGATGCTGAACTCCTATTCGGGCTGGGCGGCGGCCGGCATCGGCTTCACCCTGGGCAACACGGCGCTCATCATCACCGGAGCCCTGGTCGGCTCCTCCGGTGCGATCCTGTCCTATATCATGTGCAAGGGCATGAATCGCTCCTTCTTTAACGTCATCCTCGGCGGCTTCGGCGGTGAGACAGCCGCTGGCGCCGCCGCCGGGGGCGGCGAGCAGCGCCCCGTCAAGCAGGGCTCGGCGGAGGATGCGGCCTTCCTGCTCAAGAACGCGTCCAAGGTCATCATCGTGCCGGGCTACGGCATGGCGGTTGCCCAGGCGCAGCACGCGCTGCGCGAGATGGCCGACAGCCTCAAGAAGGCCGGTGTCGAGGTCAAGTATGCCATCCACCCGGTGGCCGGTCGCATGCCCGGACACATGAACGTGCTGCTGGCCGAGGCCAATGTGCCCTATGACGAGGTGTTCGAGCTCGAGGACATCAATTCCGAGTTCGCCAATGCCGACGTGGCCTTCGTCATCGGCGCCAATGACGTGACCAACCCCGCCGCCAAGGAGGACAAGTCCTCCCCCATCTACGGCATGCCGGTCCTGGAGGTGTGGAAGGCCGGCACGGTCATGTTCCTCAAGCGGTCGCTGTCATCGGGCTATGCCGGCATCGACAACGACCTGTTCTATCGCGACAACACCATGATGCTGTTCGGCGACGCCAAGAAGATGGTGGAAGCGATCGTCAAAGCGATGTAG
- a CDS encoding mechanosensitive ion channel family protein has translation MRPRAVVWQPKIRLEPGESAEPPETGQALRSEPFDTELGQPARAQGKLPNVIRWLLARNWTEPPIGILLLHLLARYRSDLLVQRFPPSNRLKIGWRRSRIRWNAEEPAPGSVSRFLGRALQAGEPLANEVILAFLVDVPLPKLYRIELRFWVGANEDLDRAMGCLLDFVRRTEMALPHLDPSVFAYATDSEQVTIVLRFWTSHPDYRAVVLAAKPAAQRFLGGHGITVLEPSRSLHSVREYPPV, from the coding sequence ATGCGGCCGCGCGCGGTGGTCTGGCAGCCGAAAATCCGACTTGAGCCAGGAGAGTCGGCAGAACCGCCCGAGACCGGGCAAGCACTGCGGTCAGAACCTTTCGACACGGAGCTCGGACAGCCGGCGCGCGCCCAAGGGAAACTGCCGAATGTTATTCGATGGCTGCTGGCGCGAAATTGGACCGAGCCTCCGATTGGCATCCTGCTGCTGCACCTCCTCGCCCGCTATCGAAGCGACCTGCTGGTTCAGCGTTTTCCGCCGTCGAACCGCCTGAAGATTGGCTGGCGGCGATCCCGGATCAGGTGGAACGCGGAAGAGCCGGCGCCCGGCAGCGTGAGCCGGTTTCTGGGTCGCGCCCTCCAGGCAGGCGAGCCATTGGCCAATGAAGTGATCCTGGCCTTTCTGGTCGATGTTCCGCTTCCGAAGCTCTACCGCATCGAGCTTCGCTTCTGGGTGGGTGCGAATGAGGATCTCGATCGAGCGATGGGCTGCCTGCTGGATTTCGTCCGGCGGACCGAAATGGCGCTCCCGCATCTCGACCCCTCCGTATTTGCCTATGCGACCGATAGCGAGCAGGTGACCATCGTTCTCCGCTTCTGGACCAGCCATCCCGACTACCGGGCGGTGGTCTTGGCGGCCAAGCCGGCGGCGCAACGGTTCCTGGGCGGCCACGGCATCACCGTGCTCGAGCCGAGCCGCTCGCTTCATTCGGTTCGTGAATATCCGCCGGTGTGA